The proteins below come from a single Caulobacter segnis ATCC 21756 genomic window:
- the sseA gene encoding 3-mercaptopyruvate sulfurtransferase, which translates to MSIPSDPLVSTAWLAEHLDAPDVRVVDASWHMPAAQREPYKEFLAAHIPGAVFFDIDDISDETSDLPHMIPTAVKFASRVKKLGLGDGSRIVVYDSIGILPAARAWWHFRAMGHEDVVVLDGGLPKWIAEGRPIEDGPAAPQERHFTPRYQADIYRSLEQMRDVVASGREQIIDARAAGRFEGRDPEPREGLRGGHMPGARNIPLAAMIAPDGTMLPADKLRTVFEAAGVDINKPIVSTCGSGITASVVALALARMGKPRSAVYDGSWTEWGGLADTPVATGPAA; encoded by the coding sequence ATGAGCATTCCGTCCGATCCGCTGGTCTCCACCGCCTGGCTCGCCGAGCACCTCGACGCGCCGGACGTGCGCGTGGTCGACGCCTCGTGGCACATGCCGGCCGCCCAGCGCGAGCCGTACAAGGAGTTCCTGGCCGCTCACATCCCGGGCGCGGTGTTCTTCGACATCGACGACATCTCGGACGAGACCAGCGACCTGCCGCACATGATCCCGACGGCGGTGAAGTTCGCCTCGCGCGTCAAGAAGCTGGGGCTTGGCGACGGTTCGCGGATCGTCGTCTACGACAGCATCGGCATCCTGCCGGCCGCCCGCGCCTGGTGGCACTTCCGGGCCATGGGCCACGAGGACGTCGTGGTGCTGGACGGCGGCCTGCCGAAGTGGATCGCCGAGGGCCGCCCGATCGAGGATGGCCCCGCCGCGCCGCAGGAGCGCCACTTCACGCCGCGCTATCAGGCCGACATCTACCGCTCGCTCGAGCAGATGCGCGACGTCGTCGCCAGCGGCCGCGAGCAGATCATCGACGCCCGCGCCGCCGGCCGTTTCGAAGGCCGTGATCCTGAGCCGCGCGAGGGCCTGCGCGGCGGCCACATGCCCGGCGCCCGCAACATCCCGCTGGCTGCGATGATCGCGCCCGACGGGACCATGCTGCCGGCCGACAAGCTGAGGACGGTCTTCGAGGCGGCGGGCGTGGACATCAACAAGCCGATCGTCTCCACCTGCGGCTCGGGGATCACCGCTTCGGTCGTCGCCCTGGCCCTGGCCAGGATGGGTAAGCCGCGCTCGGCGGTCTATGACGGCTCGTGGACGGAATGGGGCGGCCTTGCCGACACCCCCGTCGCCACGGGTCCCGCGGCCTAG
- a CDS encoding cysteine synthase A, with protein sequence MTILPSVLDAIGNTPLIRLRGASEATGCEILGKAEFMNPGQSVKDRAALGIIRDAEAKGLLKPGGRIVEGTAGNTGIGLAMVASALGYKTTIVIPRTQSQEKKDAIRLLGAELVEVDAVPYSNPGNYVRYSGRLAEELAKTEPNGVIWANQFDNTANRQAHYLGTGPEIFEQTEGKVDGFICAVGSGGTLAGVAAALRERKPDVKIGLADPHGASLYSWYKDGELKSEGNSISEGIGQGRVTANLEGLTIDHPFRVSDEEMLEVLYDLVMHEGLCLGGSAGINIAGAVKLAKELGPGHTIVTVLCDHGSRYQSKLFNPDFLKEKGLPTPPWM encoded by the coding sequence ATGACTATCCTCCCCAGCGTTCTCGACGCCATCGGGAACACTCCCTTGATCCGCCTGCGCGGCGCCAGCGAGGCGACGGGCTGCGAGATCCTAGGCAAGGCCGAGTTCATGAATCCCGGCCAGTCGGTCAAGGACCGCGCCGCGCTGGGCATCATTCGCGACGCCGAGGCCAAGGGCCTGCTGAAGCCCGGCGGCCGCATCGTCGAAGGCACCGCCGGCAATACGGGCATCGGCCTGGCCATGGTCGCCTCGGCGCTGGGCTACAAGACGACGATCGTCATCCCCCGCACCCAGAGCCAGGAGAAGAAGGACGCCATCCGCCTGCTGGGCGCGGAGCTGGTGGAGGTCGACGCCGTTCCATATTCGAACCCTGGCAATTACGTCCGCTATTCCGGGCGCTTGGCCGAGGAACTTGCCAAGACCGAACCCAACGGCGTGATTTGGGCCAACCAGTTCGACAACACCGCCAACCGCCAGGCGCACTACCTTGGGACAGGCCCGGAAATCTTTGAACAGACAGAGGGTAAGGTCGACGGCTTCATCTGCGCCGTCGGTTCGGGCGGCACCCTGGCCGGCGTCGCCGCGGCGCTTCGCGAGCGCAAGCCCGACGTGAAGATCGGCCTCGCCGACCCGCACGGCGCGTCGCTGTACAGCTGGTACAAGGACGGCGAGCTGAAGTCCGAGGGCAATTCGATCAGCGAGGGCATCGGCCAGGGCCGCGTCACCGCCAATCTGGAAGGCCTGACGATCGACCATCCCTTCCGCGTCTCGGACGAGGAGATGCTCGAGGTGCTCTACGATCTCGTGATGCACGAAGGTCTGTGCCTGGGCGGCTCCGCGGGGATCAACATCGCCGGGGCGGTCAAACTCGCCAAGGAACTGGGCCCCGGCCATACGATCGTGACGGTCTTGTGCGATCACGGCTCGCGCTATCAGTCCAAGCTGTTCAATCCCGACTTCCTTAAGGAAAAGGGCCTGCCGACGCCGCCCTGGATGTAG
- a CDS encoding cryptochrome/photolyase family protein gives MSNSRGALRLVLGDQLSEGLSALSDIDPARDVVLMVESVAEATAWKHHKQKLVLVWSAMRQFAERLRAKGLRVRYVTLDDPDNTRTIAGEVTRALGEGAFDRVVRTACGKWGLEQALLNLDVGVPIETREDDRFLCSRAEFAAWAEGRRELRMEFFYREMRRRTGLLMDGDKPAGGRWNFDPENRKKLPKGVRPPQRLRAAPNATTQTVIEMVSAGFDDHFGMLDAFGWPTNPEEAEATLEHFLAHMLPEFGDWQDAMAWEQPFLWHGLISPALNIGLLDPLDICRRAEAAWREGRAPLNAVEGFIRQIIGWREFVRGVYWLKMPEYGLRNALEAEGKLPWFYWTGETDMACVADAVRSARDHAYAHHIQRLMVTGNLAMLLGVHPDAVDDWYMVVFADAYEWVEMPNTRGMATFADGGIVGSKPYAASGAYIDRMSDYCKGCRYDVKQRLGDDACPFNALYWDFIDRHAQRLAGNGRMLMPLKTLSGMDEAERRAFREKAAALRSAMGV, from the coding sequence GTGAGCAATTCGCGAGGCGCTTTGCGATTGGTCCTCGGCGACCAGCTCTCGGAAGGCCTGTCGGCGTTGAGCGACATCGACCCCGCGCGCGACGTCGTGCTGATGGTCGAGAGCGTCGCCGAGGCCACCGCGTGGAAGCACCACAAGCAGAAGCTCGTCTTGGTCTGGTCGGCCATGCGCCAGTTCGCCGAGCGCCTCCGGGCTAAAGGGCTGCGGGTCCGCTATGTGACGCTCGACGATCCGGACAACACCCGCACCATCGCCGGCGAGGTGACGCGGGCGCTGGGCGAGGGCGCTTTCGACCGCGTCGTGCGCACCGCCTGCGGCAAGTGGGGCCTTGAGCAGGCGCTGCTCAACCTGGATGTCGGCGTCCCGATCGAGACGAGGGAGGACGATCGCTTCCTCTGCTCGCGCGCCGAGTTCGCCGCTTGGGCCGAGGGACGGCGCGAACTGCGGATGGAGTTCTTCTACCGCGAGATGCGGCGGCGCACCGGCCTGCTGATGGACGGCGACAAGCCGGCCGGTGGCCGCTGGAACTTCGATCCGGAAAACCGCAAGAAGCTGCCGAAGGGCGTGCGGCCGCCGCAGCGTCTGCGTGCGGCTCCAAACGCCACGACCCAGACGGTGATCGAGATGGTCTCCGCCGGTTTCGACGATCACTTCGGAATGCTCGACGCCTTCGGCTGGCCGACCAATCCGGAAGAGGCCGAGGCGACGCTGGAGCACTTCCTGGCCCACATGCTGCCGGAGTTCGGCGACTGGCAGGACGCCATGGCCTGGGAGCAGCCGTTCCTGTGGCACGGCCTGATCTCGCCGGCCCTGAACATCGGCCTGCTCGACCCGCTGGACATCTGTCGGCGCGCCGAAGCCGCCTGGCGCGAGGGGCGCGCGCCCTTGAACGCCGTGGAGGGCTTCATCCGCCAGATCATCGGCTGGCGGGAGTTCGTGCGCGGCGTCTACTGGCTGAAGATGCCCGAGTACGGCCTGCGCAACGCTCTGGAGGCGGAAGGCAAGCTGCCGTGGTTCTACTGGACCGGCGAGACCGACATGGCCTGCGTCGCCGACGCCGTGCGCTCGGCTCGCGACCATGCCTACGCTCATCACATCCAGCGCCTGATGGTGACCGGCAATCTCGCCATGCTGCTCGGCGTGCATCCTGACGCGGTCGACGACTGGTACATGGTGGTGTTCGCCGACGCCTACGAGTGGGTCGAGATGCCCAATACGCGCGGCATGGCCACTTTCGCTGACGGCGGCATCGTCGGCTCCAAGCCCTATGCGGCCAGCGGCGCCTATATCGATCGGATGAGCGACTACTGCAAAGGCTGTCGCTATGACGTCAAGCAGCGCCTCGGCGACGACGCCTGTCCGTTCAACGCCCTCTACTGGGACTTCATCGACCGCCACGCCCAGCGCCTGGCCGGCAACGGCCGCATGTTGATGCCGCTGAAGACGCTGAGCGGCATGGACGAGGCCGAGCGCCGCGCCTTCCGGGAAAAAGCGGCGGCGCTCCGAAGCGCCATGGGGGTCTAG
- a CDS encoding SAM-dependent methyltransferase, giving the protein METALWNDHDLKAAPAAFRSAVRIAAENWEAGSLTFVLPTGKVLTVTGRKDGPAATIRIRDYNFVRRALLSGDIGFAEGFMAGEWDTPDLSAVLEAFSLNFDRLAGLASGNPLMRALNAIYHLFNRNSRSGSRRNIHAHYDLGNAFYSRWLDPTMTYSSALYEHPDQALPDAQRAKYAALAKTIGLAPDKHVLEIGCGWGGFAEFAAKEVGAKVTGITISQAQYDFARKRLFDQGLSEKADIRLVDYRDVEGRFDAVASIEMFEAVGEEYWPAYFGKIREVLAPGGRAGLQIITIRDELFSDYRSRTDFIQRYIFPGGMLPSEARLKEETERAGLEWSDLKRFGQNYADTLAEWGRQFEAAWHEIRKDGFDERFRRLWRFYLSYCEAGFRTERTNVIQLGLSRT; this is encoded by the coding sequence TTGGAAACTGCGCTCTGGAATGATCACGACCTGAAGGCCGCTCCGGCCGCCTTCCGTTCCGCCGTCCGCATCGCGGCCGAGAACTGGGAGGCCGGATCGCTGACCTTCGTCCTGCCGACCGGCAAGGTCCTGACCGTCACGGGCCGCAAGGACGGTCCGGCGGCCACCATCCGCATCCGGGACTACAATTTCGTGCGCCGCGCGCTGCTGTCCGGCGACATTGGCTTCGCCGAGGGCTTCATGGCCGGCGAGTGGGACACGCCCGATCTCTCGGCGGTGCTGGAGGCGTTCTCGCTGAACTTCGATCGGCTGGCGGGTCTGGCCTCGGGCAATCCGCTGATGCGGGCGCTGAACGCGATCTATCACCTGTTCAACCGAAACAGCCGCTCCGGCTCGCGGCGGAACATCCACGCTCACTATGACCTGGGCAACGCCTTCTATTCGCGCTGGCTGGACCCGACGATGACCTATTCGTCGGCCCTGTACGAACACCCGGATCAGGCCCTCCCCGACGCCCAGCGCGCCAAGTACGCGGCCTTGGCCAAGACCATTGGCCTGGCGCCTGACAAGCACGTGCTCGAGATCGGCTGCGGCTGGGGCGGCTTCGCCGAGTTCGCCGCCAAGGAGGTCGGGGCCAAGGTCACCGGCATCACCATTTCACAGGCGCAGTACGATTTCGCTCGCAAGCGCTTGTTCGACCAGGGCCTTTCGGAAAAGGCCGACATCCGGCTGGTCGACTATCGCGACGTCGAGGGCCGCTTCGACGCCGTGGCCTCGATCGAGATGTTCGAGGCCGTGGGCGAGGAATATTGGCCCGCCTATTTCGGCAAGATCCGCGAGGTGCTCGCCCCCGGCGGCCGCGCGGGCCTGCAGATCATCACCATCCGCGACGAGCTGTTCAGCGACTATCGCAGCCGCACCGACTTCATCCAGCGCTACATCTTCCCGGGCGGCATGCTGCCCAGCGAGGCGCGCCTTAAGGAAGAAACCGAGCGCGCGGGGCTGGAATGGAGCGATCTCAAGCGCTTCGGCCAGAATTATGCGGACACCCTGGCTGAATGGGGCCGCCAGTTCGAGGCCGCCTGGCACGAGATCCGCAAGGACGGTTTCGACGAGCGCTTCCGTCGCCTGTGGCGGTTCTATCTGAGCTACTGCGAGGCCGGCTTCCGCACCGAGCGCACCAACGTCATCCAGTTGGGCCTCAGCCGGACCTAG
- a CDS encoding cryptochrome/photolyase family protein, whose product MQVRKDSGDSEASPGAVIVWFRKDLRIADNPALRHAADSGRPVVCLYILDETPGVRPMGAASLWWLDKSLKSLAQELEKLGNRLVLRKGVAADVLDALIAETGATGVVWNRLYDKASVDRDATIKARLKEAGVDCQSFNAGLLNEPWTVQNGSGQPYKVFTPYWRAARQHLDDVTVEPAPKVLRCLDKAVRSEPLAAWDLHPTRPDWSKGFDLWTPGEAGARARLDAFLSGPITGYGEKRDIPSAPATSRLSPHLHFGEIGPRQVWLAARNAAEAGDIPTAEADKFLSELGWREFNHSILFHWPQLPARNFKPEFDGFPWAKDHAAFEAWTRGETGYPIVDAGMRELWTTGFMHNRVRMIVASFLIKHLMIDWREGEAWFWDTLVDADLANNVGNWQWTAGSGADAAPYFRIFNPISQGEKFDPRGDYVRRWVPELKTVPDDVIHKPWERPLHLSPAARRIYAKPIVDHAKARERALEAYHSL is encoded by the coding sequence GTGCAAGTGCGGAAAGACTCTGGCGACAGCGAGGCGAGCCCCGGCGCCGTCATCGTTTGGTTCCGCAAGGACCTGCGCATAGCCGACAATCCCGCGCTGCGCCATGCCGCCGACAGCGGCCGGCCCGTGGTTTGCCTCTACATCCTCGATGAAACGCCGGGCGTCCGCCCGATGGGCGCGGCCTCGCTCTGGTGGCTCGACAAATCGCTCAAGAGCCTCGCCCAAGAGCTTGAGAAGCTTGGCAATAGACTTGTGCTTCGCAAGGGCGTCGCCGCCGACGTGCTGGACGCCCTGATCGCCGAGACCGGCGCGACGGGCGTGGTCTGGAACCGCCTCTACGACAAGGCCAGCGTCGATCGCGACGCCACGATCAAGGCGCGGCTGAAGGAGGCTGGCGTCGATTGCCAGAGCTTCAACGCCGGCCTCCTGAACGAGCCCTGGACGGTGCAGAACGGCTCGGGCCAGCCCTACAAGGTGTTCACGCCCTATTGGCGCGCGGCGCGCCAACACCTGGACGACGTCACGGTAGAACCCGCGCCCAAGGTTTTGAGATGCTTGGACAAGGCCGTTCGCAGCGAGCCCCTCGCCGCCTGGGACCTGCATCCGACTAGGCCCGATTGGTCGAAGGGCTTCGATCTCTGGACGCCCGGCGAAGCTGGCGCCCGGGCGCGCTTGGACGCCTTCCTCTCCGGGCCCATCACCGGCTATGGCGAGAAGCGCGACATCCCTTCCGCGCCGGCCACCTCCCGCCTGTCGCCGCACCTGCACTTTGGCGAAATCGGCCCGCGTCAGGTCTGGCTGGCCGCCCGCAACGCCGCCGAGGCGGGCGACATCCCGACGGCCGAGGCCGACAAGTTCCTGTCCGAGCTCGGCTGGCGAGAGTTCAACCACTCGATCCTGTTCCATTGGCCGCAGCTGCCTGCGCGCAACTTCAAGCCGGAGTTCGACGGCTTTCCCTGGGCCAAGGACCACGCCGCTTTCGAAGCGTGGACCCGGGGCGAGACAGGCTATCCGATCGTCGACGCCGGGATGCGCGAGCTCTGGACGACCGGCTTCATGCACAATCGCGTGCGCATGATCGTCGCCTCGTTCCTGATCAAGCACCTGATGATCGACTGGCGCGAGGGCGAGGCGTGGTTCTGGGACACCCTGGTCGACGCCGATCTCGCCAATAATGTCGGCAATTGGCAATGGACCGCCGGCAGCGGCGCGGACGCCGCGCCGTATTTCCGGATCTTCAATCCGATCAGCCAGGGCGAGAAGTTCGATCCCCGCGGCGACTATGTTCGGCGCTGGGTTCCGGAACTCAAGACTGTTCCTGACGATGTTATCCACAAGCCATGGGAGCGCCCGCTCCATCTGTCTCCGGCGGCGCGGCGTATCTACGCCAAACCGATCGTCGACCACGCCAAGGCGCGCGAGCGCGCCCTGGAGGCCTATCACAGCCTCTAG
- the kdsA gene encoding 3-deoxy-8-phosphooctulonate synthase, whose translation MDQPQAVAPNAVVEIKTPTGAPVRIGNGERLSIIAGPCQMESRQHALETAHALKEMAQRLGVGMIYKTSYDKANRTSVNAQRGIGLKDSLPIFQEIREVTGLPTLTDVHETSHCPIVAEAVDVIQIPAFLCRQTDLLLAAAATGRAINIKKGQFLAPWDMKNVIAKVTGAGNPNVMACERGVSFGYNTLVSDMRSLPIMKEIGCPVVFDATHSVQQPGGQGTSSGGQREFVPVLARAAVAVGVACVFMETHPDPDKAPSDGPNMVPMSQFEALVANLLEYDALTKRAA comes from the coding sequence TTGGATCAGCCGCAAGCCGTCGCCCCCAACGCCGTCGTCGAGATCAAGACCCCGACCGGCGCGCCCGTTCGTATCGGCAATGGCGAGCGGCTGTCGATCATCGCCGGGCCGTGCCAGATGGAGAGCCGTCAGCACGCCCTGGAAACCGCCCATGCGCTCAAGGAGATGGCGCAACGTCTTGGCGTGGGGATGATCTATAAGACCTCATACGACAAGGCCAACCGCACCTCGGTCAACGCACAGCGCGGCATCGGCCTGAAGGACAGCCTGCCGATCTTCCAGGAGATCCGCGAGGTCACCGGCCTGCCAACCCTGACCGACGTGCACGAGACCAGCCATTGCCCGATCGTGGCCGAGGCGGTCGACGTGATCCAGATCCCGGCCTTCCTCTGCCGCCAGACCGACCTGCTGCTGGCCGCCGCGGCGACGGGCCGGGCGATCAACATCAAGAAGGGCCAGTTCCTGGCGCCCTGGGACATGAAGAACGTCATCGCCAAGGTGACCGGCGCGGGCAATCCGAACGTCATGGCGTGCGAGCGCGGCGTCTCGTTCGGCTACAACACGCTCGTCAGCGACATGCGCTCGCTGCCGATCATGAAGGAGATCGGCTGTCCGGTGGTGTTCGACGCCACCCACAGCGTCCAGCAGCCGGGCGGGCAGGGAACCTCCTCGGGCGGCCAGCGCGAGTTCGTGCCGGTGCTGGCTCGCGCCGCCGTGGCCGTGGGCGTGGCCTGCGTCTTCATGGAAACCCACCCCGATCCGGACAAGGCGCCGTCGGACGGCCCGAACATGGTGCCGATGAGCCAGTTCGAGGCGCTGGTCGCCAACCTGCTGGAATACGACGCCCTGACCAAGCGCGCGGCCTAA
- the rfaD gene encoding ADP-glyceromanno-heptose 6-epimerase, with protein sequence MSRRIVLVTGGAGFIGSNIVAKLCEDPALDVVVCDRLRDAASGKWRNIAKHPIADFVAPEQLFDWLAKRGAEVELIVHMGAVSSTTETDADKIVQSNFVLSRNLWDWCAEHGKRLIYASSAATYGDGALGFDGKDDLASLKALRPLNAYGWSKALFDIHAAREAARGRAPAQWVGLKFFNVYGPNEDHKGGMKSVVAQIWPRIAAGEGVKLFKSHNPDYEDGGQLRDFVYVRDVVDVVAWLAKSPSVNGVFNLGSGQARSFRDLAVATFEAVGRQPDVTYIDMPEVLRGKYQYYTQADMSRLRAAGYNAPMTSLGDGVADYVAGYLNTDDPYR encoded by the coding sequence ATGAGCCGGCGTATCGTGCTCGTCACCGGCGGGGCCGGTTTCATCGGCTCCAACATCGTCGCGAAGCTTTGCGAGGATCCGGCGCTGGACGTCGTGGTCTGCGACCGCCTGCGCGACGCGGCCAGCGGCAAGTGGCGCAACATCGCCAAGCACCCGATCGCCGACTTCGTCGCCCCCGAGCAACTGTTCGACTGGTTGGCCAAGCGCGGCGCCGAGGTCGAGCTGATCGTCCACATGGGCGCGGTGTCCTCGACCACCGAGACCGACGCCGACAAGATCGTGCAGTCCAACTTCGTGCTGTCGCGCAACCTGTGGGACTGGTGCGCCGAGCACGGCAAGCGCCTGATCTACGCCTCGTCGGCGGCGACCTACGGCGACGGCGCGCTGGGCTTCGACGGCAAGGACGATCTGGCGTCGCTGAAGGCCCTGCGGCCGCTGAACGCCTACGGCTGGTCCAAGGCCTTGTTCGATATCCACGCCGCGCGCGAGGCCGCGCGCGGTCGCGCCCCGGCCCAGTGGGTGGGCCTGAAGTTCTTCAACGTCTATGGCCCCAACGAGGACCACAAGGGCGGCATGAAGTCGGTCGTGGCCCAGATCTGGCCGCGCATCGCGGCGGGCGAGGGCGTGAAGCTCTTCAAGTCCCACAATCCGGACTACGAGGACGGCGGGCAACTGCGCGACTTCGTCTATGTCCGCGACGTGGTCGACGTGGTCGCCTGGCTGGCCAAGAGCCCGTCGGTGAATGGCGTGTTCAACCTGGGCTCGGGCCAGGCGCGGTCGTTCCGGGATCTGGCCGTAGCGACGTTCGAGGCGGTCGGCCGCCAGCCCGACGTCACCTATATCGACATGCCCGAGGTGCTGCGCGGCAAGTACCAGTACTACACCCAGGCCGACATGAGCCGCCTGCGCGCCGCGGGCTACAACGCGCCGATGACCTCGCTGGGGGACGGCGTGGCCGACTATGTGGCGGGCTACCTGAACACCGACGATCCCTATCGCTGA
- a CDS encoding OB-fold domain-containing protein produces MVGIAAWGAYAPRLRLSRKAVTEANAWVAPNLKAKGKGERSMANWDEDALTMAVEAARDALGPDDDRSQIDALYFASTTAPFADRLNAGIVSAALTLEKSIAATDVTGSQRCGLTALAQALSAVAGGGAKAALVTVGEHRRARAASAQELDFGDGAAAFVVSDGPGAAELLGRGSVTDDFVDHFRGDDGGFDYYWEERWIRDEGIVKLVPPAIMKALEVSGLSASEIDHFCFPSTFAGMAASVAKAVGIKPEAVRDNLAAVMGEAGCAHGPMMLAHALENTRENEVILVAQFGQGAEALVFRATGQGRRPARGVAGSLADRKEEINYLKFLTFNGLVEWDKGMRAEKDNKTALTTLYRNEDMILGLVGGRCRETGVVQFPRTRISVAPNNPAVDTQEPYKFAERRASILSYSADYLTFSMSPPNHYGMVVFEGGGRIMMDITDVAPGDVETGLPVRMVFRIKEVDEKRGFVRYFWKATPDRAAVAAQSAQAAE; encoded by the coding sequence ATGGTCGGCATCGCCGCCTGGGGCGCCTATGCGCCGCGTCTTCGTCTGAGCCGCAAGGCGGTGACCGAGGCCAACGCTTGGGTCGCGCCGAACCTCAAGGCCAAGGGCAAGGGCGAACGGTCCATGGCCAATTGGGACGAGGACGCCCTGACCATGGCGGTCGAGGCCGCGCGCGACGCGCTGGGTCCCGATGATGATCGCTCCCAGATCGACGCTCTCTACTTCGCCTCGACCACCGCGCCGTTCGCCGATCGGCTGAACGCCGGGATCGTCTCGGCCGCCCTGACGCTGGAAAAGTCGATCGCCGCGACGGACGTGACCGGCTCGCAGCGCTGCGGCCTGACCGCCCTGGCCCAGGCGCTGTCCGCCGTCGCGGGCGGCGGGGCCAAGGCTGCGCTAGTCACGGTGGGAGAGCATCGCAGGGCGCGGGCGGCCTCGGCTCAAGAGCTGGATTTCGGCGACGGCGCTGCGGCTTTCGTGGTCAGCGACGGTCCGGGCGCGGCGGAGCTTCTGGGACGCGGCAGCGTCACCGATGACTTCGTCGACCACTTCCGCGGCGACGACGGCGGCTTCGACTACTATTGGGAAGAGCGCTGGATCCGCGACGAGGGCATCGTCAAACTGGTCCCACCCGCGATCATGAAGGCGCTTGAGGTTTCGGGCCTAAGCGCCTCTGAAATAGACCATTTCTGTTTCCCATCGACGTTCGCCGGCATGGCCGCGAGCGTGGCGAAGGCGGTGGGGATCAAGCCCGAGGCGGTGCGCGACAATCTCGCCGCCGTCATGGGCGAGGCGGGCTGCGCCCACGGTCCTATGATGTTGGCGCACGCGCTTGAAAATACTCGTGAAAACGAGGTGATCCTCGTGGCTCAATTCGGCCAGGGCGCCGAGGCCCTGGTGTTCCGCGCCACGGGTCAAGGTCGTCGCCCCGCGCGAGGCGTCGCCGGTTCGCTCGCGGATCGAAAAGAAGAGATCAACTACCTGAAATTCCTGACCTTCAATGGCCTGGTCGAATGGGACAAGGGTATGCGGGCCGAGAAGGACAACAAGACGGCCCTGACGACCCTCTATCGCAACGAGGACATGATCCTGGGCTTGGTTGGCGGTCGTTGTCGCGAGACTGGCGTCGTCCAGTTCCCGCGCACCCGCATCTCGGTCGCCCCGAACAACCCGGCCGTCGACACCCAGGAGCCGTACAAGTTCGCCGAACGGCGCGCGAGCATTCTCAGCTACTCGGCTGATTACCTGACCTTTTCGATGTCGCCGCCGAACCACTACGGCATGGTCGTCTTCGAGGGCGGCGGGCGGATCATGATGGACATCACCGACGTCGCGCCCGGCGACGTCGAGACCGGCCTGCCTGTGCGGATGGTGTTCCGCATCAAGGAGGTCGACGAGAAGCGCGGCTTCGTCCGCTATTTCTGGAAGGCGACGCCCGACCGCGCCGCTGTCGCCGCTCAGTCCGCTCAAGCCGCCGAATAG
- a CDS encoding acetyl-CoA acetyltransferase, with product MPQGIRDKVAILGMGCSKFGERWDAGPDDLMVEAYLEAMQDAGVEPSQLDAAWFSTHIDEIGSGKGGTPLSIALRLPNIAVTRVENFCASGSEAFRGAVYAVAAGAADIALAVGVEKLKDTGYGGLPVANPGTLSPQVMPNGSAPGNFAQLASAYRAKHGVSKDDLKRAIAHVSVKSHANGAKNPKAHLRKPITEEQALNAPMIAEPLGLFDCCGVSDGAAAAIVTTPEIARALGKHDLVTVKALQLSVSNGYESQYNGWDGSHFHTARIAAGKAYKEAGIERPREQISMMEVHDCFSVTELVTMEDLFISPEGQGWRDVLDGFYDADGGVPCQIDGGLKCFGHPIGASGLRMLYEMYLQLQGRAGERQLANPVFGMTHNLGGAPASNVCSVAIIGQEGA from the coding sequence ATGCCACAGGGTATCCGCGACAAGGTCGCCATCCTCGGGATGGGCTGCAGCAAGTTCGGCGAGCGCTGGGACGCCGGTCCCGACGACCTGATGGTCGAGGCCTATCTGGAGGCCATGCAGGACGCCGGCGTCGAGCCGAGCCAACTCGACGCGGCTTGGTTCTCGACCCACATCGACGAGATCGGTTCGGGCAAGGGCGGGACGCCGCTGTCGATCGCCCTGCGCCTGCCCAACATCGCCGTCACCCGGGTCGAGAACTTCTGCGCCTCGGGCTCGGAAGCCTTCCGGGGAGCGGTCTACGCCGTGGCGGCCGGCGCGGCCGACATCGCCCTGGCGGTCGGCGTCGAGAAGCTGAAGGACACCGGCTACGGTGGTCTCCCGGTCGCCAATCCGGGCACGTTGAGCCCGCAGGTGATGCCGAACGGTTCGGCCCCCGGCAACTTCGCCCAGCTGGCCAGCGCCTATCGGGCCAAGCACGGCGTGTCCAAGGATGACCTGAAGCGCGCCATCGCTCACGTCTCGGTCAAGAGCCACGCCAACGGCGCGAAGAACCCCAAGGCGCACCTGCGCAAGCCGATCACCGAGGAACAGGCTCTGAACGCGCCGATGATCGCCGAACCGCTCGGCCTGTTCGACTGCTGCGGGGTCTCGGACGGCGCCGCGGCCGCGATCGTGACCACGCCCGAGATCGCTCGCGCGCTCGGCAAGCACGACCTCGTCACGGTCAAGGCGCTGCAGCTGTCGGTCTCCAATGGGTACGAAAGCCAGTACAATGGCTGGGACGGCAGCCACTTCCACACCGCCCGCATCGCCGCCGGCAAGGCCTACAAGGAGGCCGGCATCGAGCGCCCGCGCGAGCAGATCTCGATGATGGAGGTGCACGACTGCTTCTCGGTCACCGAGCTGGTGACGATGGAGGACCTCTTCATCTCGCCAGAGGGACAGGGCTGGCGCGACGTGCTGGACGGCTTCTACGACGCCGACGGCGGGGTGCCGTGCCAGATCGACGGGGGCTTGAAGTGCTTCGGCCACCCGATCGGCGCCTCGGGCCTGCGGATGCTCTACGAGATGTACCTGCAGCTCCAGGGCCGCGCGGGCGAGCGCCAGTTGGCCAATCCCGTCTTCGGCATGACCCACAACCTGGGCGGCGCGCCGGCGAGCAATGTTTGCTCGGTCGCGATCATCGGCCAAGAGGGCGCTTAG